The following is a genomic window from Chitinophaga caseinilytica.
GTTCGCAACCGTATTAAATCCATCCAGTCTACCCAGCAGATCACCAAAGCCATGAAAATGGTGAGTGCTGCCAAGCTGCGCCGCGCGCAGGACGCCATCCTCCAGATGCGCCCCTACGCCGAGAAACTGCAGGAAATGCTGCAAAACATCGTCAGCAATACCGAGGGAGACATCGATATGGCACTCGCTGCCAACCGCCAGGTGGAAAAAGTCCTGATCGTGGTAATCTCCTCCGACCGCGGGCTTTGCGGAGCGTATAACTCCAACCTCATCAAGCTGGCCAAGCAAACCATCCGCGAAAAGTACGCCGCACAGTTCGCCAAAGGCCACGTGGAAGTGCTCCCCATCGGCAAAAAAGCCTGGGAACATTTCACCAAGAATGGCTACAAAGTGAACGAAAGCTTCTGGAACCTCTTCAGCCACCTCAGCTTCGACGCCGTGAAAGCCGCTGCTGCCGTTGCCCTCGATGGTTTCGTGAAAGGCGAATACGATGCGGTAGACATCATCTACAGCGAATTCAAGAACGCCGCTACCCAACGCTATAAACTGGAACAATTCCTCCCCATCGCCAAGGTGGAAAACGAAGGGAACAAAGGCCGCAAGGCAGATTTCATCTACGAACCCGAAAAAGACGTGCTCGTAGCCGAACTGATGCCCAAAATCCTCAACACCCAGTTCTTCAAAGCCGTCCTCGACGCCCACGCTTCCGAGCATGGCGCGCGGATGACCGCGATGGACAAGGCTACGGATAACGCCGGCGAACTGCTCCGCAACCTGAAGATCGAATACAACCGTGCACGTCAGGCCGCCATCACCACCGAGCTCACTGAGATCGTGTCTGGTGCCGCAGCACTGATGGGATGATGTTTTCAACAATTCATCCACAGCAACTTTTTTATATTTTATAAAGAATGTCAAAGGTCTTATTTTCGGCCTTTGACATTTTTATTTGACCTAAACCGTATTTCCCATGGAGATCTCACAGCTCATTCCGCATGTCGAAGCCCTGATCTTTGCCGCCGACCGG
Proteins encoded in this region:
- the atpG gene encoding ATP synthase F1 subunit gamma, which encodes MSGQLKEVRNRIKSIQSTQQITKAMKMVSAAKLRRAQDAILQMRPYAEKLQEMLQNIVSNTEGDIDMALAANRQVEKVLIVVISSDRGLCGAYNSNLIKLAKQTIREKYAAQFAKGHVEVLPIGKKAWEHFTKNGYKVNESFWNLFSHLSFDAVKAAAAVALDGFVKGEYDAVDIIYSEFKNAATQRYKLEQFLPIAKVENEGNKGRKADFIYEPEKDVLVAELMPKILNTQFFKAVLDAHASEHGARMTAMDKATDNAGELLRNLKIEYNRARQAAITTELTEIVSGAAALMG